Part of the Candidatus Methylomirabilis tolerans genome is shown below.
GCGTCACCAGACAGGGGAGTGGATGATATGCGTGCGCATCTGAGACCGGCGATCGTCTCGCTGGCGCTCTTCACGATCCTTACGGGGCTCATCTATCCGCTCATCGTTACGGGCGTAGCCCAACGGCTTTTTCCGAGTCAGGCCAATGGCAGCCCGATCGTCCGGAGCGGCCAGGCGGCCGGCTCTGCGCTCATCGGGCAGCCGTTTGACGACGCGAAGTATTTCTGGGGAAGGGCATCCGGTACCGCTCCCTTCCCGTACAATGCCGGGGCCTCCTCAGGATCCAACCTCGGTCCAACGAACGAGACGCTGCGCAAGGCCATCCGGTCGCGCATCGAGGCCTTGCGTGCGGCCGACCCGAACAACCAGGCCCCTGTCCCCGTAGATCTGGTCACGGCGTCAGCCAGCGGACTGGATCCGCACGTGAGTCCGGCCGGCGCCCTCTACCAGGTCAGGCGGGTTGCCCGAGCGCGCGGGCTGGACGACGCCACGGTGCGCCACGTCGTCGAGCAGCACATCGAAGGGCGCCAGCTCGGCATCCTGGGCGAGCCGCGAGTCAACGTGCTACAATTAAACGAGGCGCTGGACGCGATGAGATAGCACGACCCGAACGAGGTTCGCAGGATGCTTTCTGAGTCATGACCGTCATGTCCGAACATCGCCCCGATCCTGAGGCCCTTCTGGCTCGCGTGAAGGAGGAAGCGGCGCGTAAGAAGCGCGGCAAGCTGAAGGTCTTCCTGGGCGCGGCCGCGGGTGTCGGCAAGACCTACGCCATGCTCGAAGCCGCTCGCGAGCAGCGCGCTGAGGGCGTGGATGTCGTGGCCGGCTTGATAGAAACCCATGGGCGACCGGAGACCGAGGCCCTGCTCCAGGGGCTCGAGATCCTCGCCTCTCACCGCCTCGAGTATCGCGGCACAACCCTTAAGGAGTTCGACCTCGATACCGCGCTCACCCGGCATCCCACCGTGATCCTGGTCGATGAGCTGGCGCATACCAACGCGCCGGGCAGTCGA
Proteins encoded:
- the kdpC gene encoding potassium-transporting ATPase subunit KdpC — its product is MRAHLRPAIVSLALFTILTGLIYPLIVTGVAQRLFPSQANGSPIVRSGQAAGSALIGQPFDDAKYFWGRASGTAPFPYNAGASSGSNLGPTNETLRKAIRSRIEALRAADPNNQAPVPVDLVTASASGLDPHVSPAGALYQVRRVARARGLDDATVRHVVEQHIEGRQLGILGEPRVNVLQLNEALDAMR